A single Streptomyces mirabilis DNA region contains:
- a CDS encoding site-2 protease family protein → MTTAASRRSSDRRISPVFLGIVAVMAVTGWAIWTGFADQPGFAVFLFVTAAWIVSLCLHEYAHARTALHSGDISIGAKGYLTLNPLKYTHALLSIVLPVIFVIMGGIGLPGGAVFIERGRIQGRWKHSLISAAGPLTNVLFAVVCTAPFWLHALDGVPDTFRYALAFLALLQVTAAILNLLPVPGLDGYGVIEPWLSYNIRRQVEPFAPFGLLAVFAVLWIPSVNTAFFDAIYSILGALGIDDVQRYCGQNLYRFWDGVNEYCTISR, encoded by the coding sequence ATGACCACCGCCGCTTCCCGTCGCAGCAGCGACCGGAGGATCAGCCCCGTCTTCCTCGGGATCGTGGCCGTGATGGCGGTGACCGGCTGGGCGATCTGGACCGGCTTCGCCGACCAGCCCGGCTTCGCCGTGTTCCTCTTCGTGACGGCCGCGTGGATCGTCTCCCTGTGCCTGCACGAGTACGCGCACGCGCGCACCGCCCTGCACAGCGGCGACATCTCGATCGGCGCGAAGGGCTATCTGACGCTCAACCCCCTGAAGTACACGCATGCGCTGCTGAGCATCGTGCTGCCGGTGATCTTCGTAATCATGGGCGGGATCGGTCTGCCGGGCGGGGCGGTCTTCATCGAGCGGGGCCGGATCCAGGGCCGCTGGAAGCACAGTCTGATCTCGGCGGCGGGTCCGCTGACGAACGTGCTGTTCGCCGTCGTGTGCACCGCGCCGTTCTGGCTGCACGCCCTGGACGGCGTCCCGGACACCTTCCGCTACGCGCTGGCGTTCCTCGCGCTGCTCCAGGTCACGGCCGCGATCCTGAACCTCCTGCCGGTCCCGGGCCTGGACGGCTACGGCGTGATCGAGCCCTGGCTGTCGTACAACATCCGCCGCCAGGTGGAGCCGTTCGCGCCGTTCGGCCTGCTCGCCGTGTTCGCGGTGCTGTGGATCCCCTCGGTGAACACGGCGTTCTTCGACGCGATCTACTCGATCCTGGGCGCCCTGGGCATCGACGACGTCCAGCGTTACTGCGGTCAGAACCTGTACCGCTTCTGGGACGGCGTCAACGAGTACTGCACGATCAGCCGCTGA